The sequence below is a genomic window from Gossypium hirsutum isolate 1008001.06 chromosome A11, Gossypium_hirsutum_v2.1, whole genome shotgun sequence.
TTTTTTTCTATTTGGGTATTTGTCATCTTCGTATTAGTTATAAGTTTATGAAGTGAGAAAGCTTTACTAGACGGGGAGTTAAGATGAACTATGTAAATGCCACATAAAAAAGTTCTCATATTTGCATTTGTTGGATTCCTATGCCCTGTAGCATATGAAACATTATTGAGTACCTATGCTACCAAGGGCTAATATCTCAATATATAAGTAaaaatttatatgtaaattttacTATGTTTTAGGCTTCGTTTGGGGCGACAGTATGACATAGTGTGGtgcatttagcttactttttatcttAAATTACAATATTATTACAGTATCTAATTTTATCGCTACTGTTATTTTTACACTTACCGTAGGTAAACataccgcccatccaaactctaGTTGGCTATCTTCCACCCTATTATATTCTTGATGTTTAAAATTCATGACTGCTTGTTAATGTGATTTTTCAAAAAGCAATTGAAATTCAAATACGTGCCCTTCCATTAAGAGTTATACTGTTCCTTACCACAAACACTTCTCGGTAAATTCTACTATCTAGAACAGGAAAAAAGTAAAGGGTAGAGGGTGCGACATTTTCCCGCCAATTGAAAGAAGGGCGCCAAAAGCAAcccatcttccttctcttctttACTCATCTCCGGTCTGCTGACCTAACCCTAAAAACTAGATCAATTCTAATTCTTTTACAAGcttaagggaaaaaaataaagaaagagaaGTTATGAAAGGAGGGACAGTTCAAATAAATTGGCACGACACCAAGCCCGTCTTAACCCTAGACTTCCACCCCATCTCCGGTCTTCTCGCCACCGGCGGCGCTGATTTCGATATCAAGGTCTTTTTagagtttatttatttcttatttcattttaattgATCCATCCCTTGCATTTCTTCTAgagttttctttttataattttgtgagCAACCAGGAACTTTGTTTGTTAAATCGAAATGCTGTGTTAAATCATAACTTAGTCAAGGATTTCAAGGTTTAATATGAATTTTATTATGGTAGTTGAGAGTCATGCCAGGCTAAATCGATTATTGTTTTTTCTGTGTTGAACTTTTCAGCTATGGGTAATTAATTCAGGCGAAGTACAGAAGAAAATCCCAACTGCTTCATATCAAAATAGTCTTTCTTACCATGGCTCCGCTGTTAATGCCCTTCGCTTCTCTCCCTCCGGTAATACATGAAAACCCCTTCTTTGAGTGCTTATTTTATCATATATCAAGATCCCGTTGATTATATGTATAGGCACATAGCTGTATTAATTCCTTGAGTTGTCTGAAGCTCGGAATTTCAAAATCTATGAACGATTCTTGTGTTAGGAACAAGTAATTTGAGCCCAAGTCGATTGCTGTCCTAATTTTGAAATGTCTTCTTGCGGTTGCACTCTGCTTATAACTATCAAAATAAATGTAGTTTGTAGtatcttaaatgtatgtttgttcTTCGAAGTTGTGTTGATCtaagatataattaaattttacgcTATCCAAGTTTCTATTCTCTTTAATGACTGAGATAACGTTGTCCTTTTTATTTTGAGCAGGGGACCAACTTGCCTCTGGGGCTGATGgtatggttttcttttcttttcttttgttttttttttaatttttattgtatgaattgatcATTTAAGTTCTTTGAATGAAGTCTGGTATTGGCAGCAAATTCTGAAAAAGGATTTTTTCTGTTTGATAGGGGGTGAGCTGATCATATGGAAATTGCACACTACAGAAACTGGTCAAAGTTGGAAAGTTTTCAAGAGTTTGTCGTAAGGGGTTAATCTGAATGCATTTGAAAGCTTCTAAAATATATTTGTTTCTTACAAATTGGTTTTGCACTTCGGAGTTTGAGTGAAACTTGATTAGGATGAAAATTCCTTAGATTAAACTCGTTCTTTTTGTCCTTCATTTAATAGGTGCTAGGTTGAATACTAATGAATTGTTGTGGTTCAGAGATGATTCTATCAACTTTATtgtattatgaaaattaaaaataaatgcattgCAATGAAGTAGGCTATATTAACATTAAAGGATATGTAAAAACTGTGATTGCAATGCCAGTAGGGGCCATCAGTCTAAGCTAACCATATTCAGGCTATATTTCAACCAGAGGACTTTGACTTTTCCTTCATCTATTAGATAGTTAATATTgatgtaaaaatttcagtttagGAGCCCTTTTCAGGGTCCATTCTTGTTGGTATGCGTTCTGTGCTCATGACTGGGCTTCTTCTTGCCTAGATTTCACCGTAAAGATGTTCTAGATTTGCAATGGTCAACTGATGGTGCATTTCTCATCTCTGGATCTGTTGACAATTCTTGTATCATATGGGACGTTAACAAAGGTAAAAAGAGAGCATGCAGGATGCTGATAaaattgcttttctttttctcttgacATCACTGTGATTATAAGTTTGTTTTATCTTCAGGTTCTGTCCATCAGATATTAGATGGTCATTTCCATTATGTTCAAGGTGTTGCATGGGATCCCTTGTCCAAGTATGTTGCTTCTCTCAGTTCAGATAGGACTTGCCGAATTTATATCAATAAGCCTAAATCAAAAACAAAGGGTGCTGAGAAGTTGAACTATATTTGTCAGCATACCATCATGAAGGCAGAACAGCAGCCAATAGATGATGCTAAGGTTGCAACTATCTTGTTATTTTCTGTATTGCAGCTGCATTTGTTACTTATAACTAACCTCAAATATGGTTTGAGATGCAGTCAGTAAAAAACCATCTTTTTCATGACGAAACACTGCCATCATTCTTCCGTCGATTAGCTTGGTCGCCTGATGGATCATTTTTACTAGTGCCAGCAGGTATTGGCCCAAATACCTGTCCAGTTCCATTAAATTCTTATGAATATGATTCTGTACTTTCACTCTGATTCCAGTATTTTGTAATTGACAAGCCTTCTTCCTGTCATCATATGTTGGCAGTTATTTAAAGTCCAATCCtcaaattcttcaaaaaaaaaaaagttcagtcCTCAATAGTTCTGAACCAACTTCACTTACAGAGTTTAGCTATATCTCCTCACATCGTTTCTACGTTTACAGAGCATAAACTTGCTGCATTGGTGGCGTTGATACCATTGCATTTTGTTTGACATTTCTTGCACTGCAGGTTCTTATAAAATGTCAACTTCATCTGAAACAATAAACACCACTTATGTCTTTTCCAGAAAAGACCTGTCAAGGTAAAGACGTCAACTATCTTTCAATACGGAAGCTAGGCATCTTCACTCCTTAATGCAAAATCAGCCACATTGACAATATTCCATGAACTTCAGATCTAATTGCTGGACTAAATTCTATTTACATTAGCTTTGGCCAGTTTTTTTCATTAGCTTTTGTCTTTTTTGGGTGGCAGACCTTCTTGCAGCTCCCTTGTGCTAACAAACCAGTTGTTGCAGTCCGTTTCTGCCCTTTAGCTTTCAACCTTCGAGGATCTAACCCAGGTATCTTTTCACTGGTAGTGCTTAATTGTACAGGAGTCCACCATGACATTTTAGTAGTAATCTAATTTTTGTGACCTGACTTCGCAGCTGGTTTTTTCGAGCTTCCTTATCGACTTGTATTTGCTGTTGCAACTTTGAATTCATTGTATATTTACGATACTGAGAGTGTTCCTCCAATAGCAATTTTGGCTGGTCTTCACTATGCAGCCATAACTGACATTGCATGGTAAGTAGTATGGCTTCTATGTAGATTGTTTAATGGCTGTCATTCATTGATTGAGTTTATCACATGGAGTACTAAGTGTCTTCTTTTGCTTTTTGTTGAAAGGTCATATGATGCACGATATTTAGCATTGTCATCTCAAGATGGTTACTGTACATTGGTAGAATTTGAGAAGGAAGAACTGGGACTACCCATTCCTCTAGCAGGTTTGGACTTGCTCATCATTTATGCCTGGTTTGGTTACTAGTGCAATAAAATGAAGAAAGTGcttatttattacatatgtattaTAATAGTTAGACATGAAATAAAGAATAGCTAGTAcaattttaaacttgaaatttgaaAGATAAGTAAAAACTCTCGTAGAAAATAAGACATCTTCAAAATAAGCGGAAACTTTTCCTTCTCTTTGTTAAAAGTAAGGCATGGGAATGGCTAAATATTAccaattgaattagtttattgctcattcatatactaaaacatgcataaaaaataatattcttaCCAAACGTAGCATTATTATGCACGATTATTTTTACTCATTTAGCCTTTATTCGCATCTCACCCATTTCGTTTTTTCTAGAACCTAAAATAATGAACATTGAGGGTACGAGCTCTATTGTCCAGAAACCTGATGACATGGTGATTGAAGTTAATGATCCAGTCACTGCAGATAACAGGACGGTAGAATGTGCAGAAAAGAGAGAAGGGAAACAGGCATCGCCAAGTTTGGCAAATACTCCCATCGTAAATAAGACAGCCAAGAGGCGCATCACTCCGATGGCAATCGATCCATGATATTGTCATGTTATGGTACACTTCTTTTAGCTGATGTGCCATGATTTTTGTCTGCATGGCGTCGAGTCCATTTTAAATTGGATCATGTATCATTTATGGTATACATAATTGAATGCAATCAATGGTAGATCGAGAATTGCAATTTGACTATTAGTAGCTTTCTGCATACATTCATTCAAGCGAAGACAACCACGAAATCAATCAATTTAGTATATCTGAatgggttaatatatatatgtgtataatatatgtatatatgttagcCACTAATTGTACTTTGTTACCCAATTATCTTTGGTACTTAATTGTTATCTAAACTtgaaaaatcaatcaatttaGTATATATGAATGGGTTAATGTCATAAGTTAGCCACTGATATCTATTTACTCTTTTACTtaatatgcttttttttttcgaTGCCTGGTATGAATATAATTTCTTATTTCAAGGTGAGATGtctagaaaaaaaggaaaaatcgtGGTTGTCTATCGTGGCAAAATCCATTGGAATCTAATCATATATAGAATATAAAAGGAATAGGAATGCAAGCaaataagaaaataatgagctgtagttagtttttttaattttaggatatttttttagttatatataaAGTGCATTTCATTTTTAGAATTAAGTTTtaataataaatgatattaatTAACAAATGCAataaagtaaatattattttaattaattaacttactTTAGCTAAGAAAATAATGGtgtaatttttggtaaaaaataatttgttatactactattttgtttttaataatttagattATTAAAATTAAGGAATAAGATAGATTTTGGCCTTTGATCTTGTTCATTTGTACCTAGTTGgcccttaaaatatttttgaacttAATTGATCCTTGAACTTCCATCATCCAGATTGTACCTCCACACTAACATTTAGTTGAGTTGACGTGGCAGTATTAGCTAATTCGGTGGTGCCATGTGACAAACTTTCAATACTAAGAGATTGttaaaagtcaaaaaatcaatacaatattaatttttttatatattataggcttcttatttatatattatatattttttgtttatgtttgttACGTGGTGATTGTTCAAAGTcagaaaattaatataatattaatattttataaattttgtaataaatggtgttgtatatgtaacacccctatctcgtatccgtcgtcagaataggtgaaggggcattaccagacttgaaactcatatcagaacagtaaatttttttttaagaacattcctttagataaatactaaagacagttagggatacaaatttaaacttctataagtacacattcaaaagaagccattttcgtatggcttatatacattaaccaaaatattcttcggccactggtctattctatacatgccataaaataattcaaaacataacagtaacaagcagtggatagtgatagtgtgactagttgctgacgatccccgagtctgtagcttccaaatgagatctataaaatagaggaaacaaagtaaacggagtaagcattacaatgcttagtaagttttaagcagtgtcaacagataacaatcaaattataacatagttgttcgtatttttatttcactcttccttcgggcataccatccctttaccgaatatgcacatctcatcatatacaataggcagataaactttcacataaaagtgagctcatgtgacatagatatattgtataatttcacataatctctcacactgatccgatgtcacataatcataggaatagtctcatagattgctcacgtatgcatcacataactaccttatgatttagttcaaatcaagctcacatataaacttggagtacatacctgtttaacctttcgcattgaatatatttataagcaattcttattgtgaagtcttatagctttaaactctactcggattatcggcgagacctttagctcaaatgaaatctccacacgagttagcgggtcttaacccagacatagtcaccacatatggtcatctggtctttaatcccgggtttacatcatagagtttcatgcatatttattcacatgttacaacattcacatcgactatcatatttgtaattcatttacctcatcaaatatctaataaaacacacattccgccgtttgtcatttggccacaatatatatatacacatctcatacatatttcgcattagccatttggctttaccacatatccatctcatacacgtttcgcattagccattcggctttacctcatatccatctcatacacgtttcgcattagccattcggctttacctcatatccatctcatacacattttgcattagccattcgactttaccacatatatacacttccacgttcatcacattggccattctgccttatcacatatatgcatgttcacattcatcacattggccattcggccttatcatatatatgcatattcacattcatcacattggccattcggccttatcacacatatgcatgttcacattcatcacattggccattcggccttatcacacatatgcatgttcacattcatcacattggccattcggccttatcacacatgcatgttcacattcatcacattggtcattcggccttatcacatatatgcatgttcacattcatcacatttgccattcggccttatctcatatatacacattcacattcatcacataaaatcctaaatcaaaatataaattttcatgtattcacatcacaattatccaaatatacttcacataccacatatactttcatgtatacactttgtcttggccgaatctacatctatcattttccaatgaataattcaatttcaagccatactatcatttcatattcgaatacttataaacttacaatttcacaaattttaatatcaaagatctatctaacactcatatatcattttataatatcacaatttagaattcacgtatggatttaatcaatagcttatgagcaactaaaacaagttttatccatgtttacaacataaccacaatttctctacaagttgttttcctgagcaacagtcgttaaattatttgtaactggggctacgaaattccaaattatgtgccgttaattttccatgaaaatagactcgtatatcctctatccacaaaattttcagaatttttggtttggccaatcaataccagattttcttaaagtttcccctattttactgcttgactattctgactactcttcactaagaatttaatttctcaatgtacagaattcaaaatatgttttcgtttattttgtttgaaactaaactcattcaggagtctaaacatataattttatcttataatcatttttgtacgatttataatgattttccaaatactgaacaggggatttcggagccgtTCTAACTCTgcctcacacaactttgaaaatctcattatcggcaacccctttacttacacgatttcttttatacgaaactagacgcatcaagctttaattacataatttattcagcctttaactcaactcccacaatttatggtaatttttccaaaacatgctactgctgctgtccctagcagatttatacaatttactctgtaaagttctcattcacatatttaaaacataatatcatatatgccgtcatttagaaaagtcattgaccttaacgtatatacataattcatattcgtcccgttttaaaacttaaaacttacaaaggaatcaaactcaattacttaagaacttactttatttatttgagcaactgcggataggctactcgacggctttctctttccccttatctgatttagatcctctttgctcatgagcttaattaaaacaaatgaatttgtttcattacttattcaacattacatctttaatagtcacagttgataatcgtataacttcagtgcataatgtgtttatgaaatataccatgactaacttttatgtttatttcactaataccTAATTCACATGCACAAACAAGAATTCACATTACTTGCCATTGTAAATGGAACCTAGATAGCCAATTACCATGGCCGAACATACAACCActtatataaataacacaaagtgatacaaatttatttttaccattacaaatcataaaaaaaataaccaaTGCATACGAcatcaacaatatatatacataccaaatacctatattgcatacttatcaatatgaacttaaagccctatcctaatattcatgtacatattatccgccatttccaaaccaattcatcaatgcaatcataccattacaaatcaacttagaataaccatatctaataatcaaatacctatagcattgcatatttctcacatagcaagtacaactaaattcattattaatatatatctaaacacttaactacaagatttaatcaccattatcaaatcataaaacagcttataaccatcatctatatttacttcacataaaccaaaataaccattacatcatctttaatacacttagcattttacccatttaatcaagccaaatctcaagaccattccatcacacaaattataccataaatcatacttacaatttaagttaatacatgaccgaaaatcaccatccttaacatcattatcaaaccaaaaccaaaacacatctatcatccgtataccaagcttaccaaaacaaactactatgagtttcaagcttattgaccgaatctcaaacctcaaaattctaagtttaatccatgtgataagtagagtttgaactaatcatctcaaacatgcatagattttcaagaatcattcaatacatacctcattctagccatcttctaagccaaaaattaaagcaaccaaactttcttctccctccctttaggctacgacaatggaggacaaggatgaaccaactttggtttctcctcccactaactattatctaatatctcttttttttcttttattaattcatttgtaatataatatcttaaatcacaatacatattatatatataacaccatATCATGACCGGCCACCATCTCAAaagtgggtaatttgacatgcaagcccacatttttgaatacatgctctattagatcacttta
It includes:
- the LOC107890375 gene encoding chromatin assembly factor 1 subunit FAS2 → MKGGTVQINWHDTKPVLTLDFHPISGLLATGGADFDIKLWVINSGEVQKKIPTASYQNSLSYHGSAVNALRFSPSGDQLASGADGGELIIWKLHTTETGQSWKVFKSLSFHRKDVLDLQWSTDGAFLISGSVDNSCIIWDVNKGSVHQILDGHFHYVQGVAWDPLSKYVASLSSDRTCRIYINKPKSKTKGAEKLNYICQHTIMKAEQQPIDDAKSVKNHLFHDETLPSFFRRLAWSPDGSFLLVPAGSYKMSTSSETINTTYVFSRKDLSRTFLQLPCANKPVVAVRFCPLAFNLRGSNPAGFFELPYRLVFAVATLNSLYIYDTESVPPIAILAGLHYAAITDIAWSYDARYLALSSQDGYCTLVEFEKEELGLPIPLAEPKIMNIEGTSSIVQKPDDMVIEVNDPVTADNRTVECAEKREGKQASPSLANTPIVNKTAKRRITPMAIDP